One part of the Streptomyces sp. AM 2-1-1 genome encodes these proteins:
- a CDS encoding PLP-dependent cysteine synthase family protein, whose protein sequence is MGSSERGPDAGAVVTTDVDRSDSAYRSWLKEAVRKVQADANRSADTHLLRFPLPEEWGIDLYLKDESTHPTGSLKHRLARSLFLYGLCNGWIRPGKPVIEASSGSTAVSEAYFANLIGVPFVAVMPRTTSPEKCRLIEFHGGRCHFVDDPRAMYEESAALAAETGGHYMDQFTYAERATDWRGNNNIAESIYQQLRLERFPEPAWIVATAGTGGTSATIARYVHYMQHDTRICVPDPENSCFFDGWTRHDPLATSDCGSRIEGIGRPRMEPSFVPGAIDRMMKVPDAASVAAVRALERVMGRRAGGSTGTGLWSAFKIVAEMVERGERGSIVTLICDSGDRYLDKYYSDAWLDQQGIDIAPHAADLDTFLRTGGWAT, encoded by the coding sequence ATGGGCAGCAGCGAGCGCGGACCGGACGCGGGGGCCGTCGTGACGACCGACGTCGACCGCAGCGACTCCGCGTACCGGTCGTGGCTCAAGGAGGCCGTGCGCAAGGTGCAGGCGGACGCCAACCGGTCGGCCGACACGCACCTGTTGCGTTTCCCGCTGCCCGAGGAGTGGGGGATCGACCTGTACCTCAAGGACGAGTCGACCCATCCGACCGGCAGCCTCAAACACCGCCTCGCCCGCTCGCTCTTCCTCTACGGGCTCTGCAACGGGTGGATCCGCCCGGGGAAGCCGGTCATCGAGGCGTCCAGCGGCTCCACGGCCGTCTCCGAGGCGTACTTCGCCAACCTGATCGGGGTCCCGTTCGTCGCCGTGATGCCGCGGACCACCAGTCCCGAGAAGTGCCGGCTGATCGAATTCCACGGTGGGCGCTGTCACTTCGTCGACGACCCGCGGGCGATGTACGAGGAGTCGGCCGCACTCGCCGCGGAGACCGGCGGCCACTACATGGACCAGTTCACCTACGCGGAACGGGCCACCGACTGGCGCGGCAACAACAACATCGCCGAGTCGATCTATCAGCAACTGCGCCTGGAACGCTTCCCGGAGCCCGCGTGGATCGTCGCCACGGCCGGTACCGGCGGCACCTCGGCGACCATCGCCCGGTACGTCCACTACATGCAGCACGACACCCGGATCTGCGTTCCCGACCCCGAGAACTCGTGCTTCTTCGACGGCTGGACGCGGCACGACCCGCTCGCCACCAGCGACTGCGGCTCCCGCATCGAGGGTATCGGCAGACCCCGGATGGAACCGAGTTTCGTCCCCGGCGCGATCGACCGGATGATGAAGGTCCCGGACGCCGCGAGCGTCGCCGCGGTACGTGCCCTGGAGCGGGTGATGGGCCGGCGTGCGGGCGGCTCCACCGGGACCGGCCTCTGGAGCGCCTTCAAGATCGTCGCCGAGATGGTGGAGCGCGGCGAGCGGGGCAGTATCGTCACGCTGATCTGTGACTCGGGCGACCGCTACCTGGACAAGTACTACTCCGACGCGTGGCTGGACCAGCAGGGGATCGACATCGCCCCCCACGCCGCCGACCTCGACACCTTCCTGCGCACGGGAGGCTGGGCCACCTGA
- a CDS encoding SRPBCC family protein has translation MAVFRIERFTSLPPAEAWRRVTDWERHGALVPLTSVLVPAGGRTEVGTVFVARTGIGPLTFDDPMEVVRWTPPEAGRAGLCRLEKRGRTVRGRASIDVVPARAGSHVVWVEDVRLFVPGRWLDPLLTVAGRRMFGRVLDGLLEAPARAPR, from the coding sequence GTGGCAGTCTTCCGGATCGAACGTTTCACCTCCCTTCCTCCCGCCGAGGCCTGGCGCCGGGTGACCGACTGGGAGCGGCACGGTGCGCTCGTGCCGCTCACCTCGGTCCTCGTCCCGGCCGGTGGGCGGACCGAGGTCGGCACGGTGTTCGTCGCCCGGACCGGTATCGGTCCCCTCACCTTCGACGACCCGATGGAAGTCGTGCGCTGGACACCGCCCGAGGCGGGTCGCGCCGGACTCTGCCGTCTCGAGAAGCGTGGGCGGACGGTCCGGGGCCGGGCGTCGATCGACGTGGTGCCCGCCAGGGCGGGCTCCCACGTGGTGTGGGTGGAGGACGTACGGCTGTTCGTGCCGGGACGGTGGCTCGACCCCCTGCTCACGGTGGCCGGCCGGCGAATGTTCGGACGGGTGCTCGACGGTCTCCTCGAAGCCCCGGCCCGCGCACCGCGGTGA
- a CDS encoding DeoR/GlpR family DNA-binding transcription regulator, which translates to MSENQNLLAEQRRALILDEVRKRGGVRVNELTRRLNVSDMTVRRDLDALARQGVIEKVHGGAVPVVGTSTHEPGFEAKSALEPSAKEDIARAAAAMAAPGSAIALSGGTTTYALARQLVDVPDLTVVTNSVRVADVFHDARRPASSGAARPGAATVVLTGGVRTPSDSLVGPVADRAIGSLHFDVLFLGVHGISGGAGLSTPNLAEAETNRRLVSAARRVVVVADHTKWGTMGLSSFATLGEVDTFVTDAGLSAEARAEIEELLPGGLLVAGPARTPESDEPLGP; encoded by the coding sequence TTGAGCGAGAATCAGAATCTGCTCGCGGAGCAGCGGCGTGCCCTGATCCTCGACGAGGTGCGCAAGCGCGGGGGTGTCCGGGTCAACGAACTGACCCGCCGGCTCAACGTGTCCGACATGACCGTCCGACGGGACCTGGACGCGCTGGCCCGCCAAGGCGTCATCGAGAAGGTGCACGGCGGCGCGGTGCCGGTCGTCGGGACGAGCACCCACGAGCCCGGGTTCGAGGCGAAGTCGGCGCTGGAGCCGAGCGCCAAGGAGGACATCGCGCGGGCGGCGGCGGCGATGGCCGCGCCGGGCAGCGCCATCGCGCTGTCGGGCGGGACGACGACGTACGCGCTGGCGCGGCAGTTGGTCGACGTGCCGGACCTGACGGTGGTGACCAACTCGGTGCGGGTCGCCGACGTGTTCCACGACGCCCGCCGGCCGGCCTCCTCCGGCGCCGCCCGCCCGGGTGCGGCCACGGTGGTACTGACGGGCGGGGTGCGTACGCCTTCCGACTCGCTCGTCGGACCGGTGGCGGACCGCGCCATCGGCTCGCTCCACTTCGACGTGCTCTTCCTCGGGGTGCACGGAATCTCCGGGGGGGCGGGCCTCTCCACGCCGAACCTGGCGGAGGCCGAGACCAACCGGCGGCTGGTGTCGGCCGCCCGCCGCGTGGTGGTGGTGGCCGACCACACCAAGTGGGGAACGATGGGGCTGAGTTCCTTCGCCACGCTCGGCGAGGTGGACACCTTCGTGACGGACGCGGGGCTCTCGGCCGAGGCGCGGGCGGAGATCGAGGAGCTGCTGCCGGGCGGTCTGCTGGTCGCGGGGCCGGCGAGGACACCGGAGAGCGACGAACCCCTCGGCCCGTAG